In Syngnathus scovelli strain Florida chromosome 11, RoL_Ssco_1.2, whole genome shotgun sequence, one DNA window encodes the following:
- the pth4 gene encoding parathyroid hormone 4: MQMCDIPVRRLVVFVLLVLLPTGLCEQNQSRRAVAEHQLMHDRGRNIQSLKRLIWLSGAMEGLHTAQTRSLVAPVAREAPEDEDDPDVAALLRRLLRNFFQSPYGTRAVQREA, translated from the exons ATGCAGATGTGTGACATCCCTGTGCGGCGGCTGGTGGTCTTTGTGCTCCTGGTGCTCCTCCCCACCGGGCTGTGTGAGCAGAACCAGAG TCGCCGAGCGGTGGCCGAGCACCAGCTGATGCACGACCGCGGtcgcaacatccagagcctcaaGCGGCTCATCTGGCTGTCGGGGGCCATGGAGGGTCTGCACACGGCTCAGACGCGCTCACTGGTGGCACCGGTGGCCCGGGAGGCCCCCGAGGACGAGGACGACCCTGACGTGGCCGCTCTGCTACGCCGGCTCCTCAGAAACTTCTTTCAGAGTCCTTACGGGACGCGCGCGGTCCAGCGAGAGGCCTGA
- the tomm34 gene encoding mitochondrial import receptor subunit TOM34 isoform X1: MSPKAKPWAELKQAGNECFKAGQYGEATRIYSLAISELHKSDPKNVEELSVLHSNRAASYLKEGNCTECFKDCNISLELLPFNVKSLLRRAAASEAQERYQQAYVDYKTVLQLDAHIVAANDGANRMTKALTQVDGPLWREKLPPIPVVPLAVREKLSQGPSTTPSQHNGEAPSHNLPAEGDVQKAKLLKEEGNALVKKGAHAQAAEKYTQSILLHAKEAATFTNRALCYLALKRYHDALSDCDAALAIDGANIKALYRRAQAYKELKDGKSCIRDLNKLLTLEPNNTAAMKLLQEEQQQQQQQQQQQQQQQQQQPPPPQEKKKKKSRTRKK, translated from the exons ATGAGTCCAAAAGCGAAGCCGTGGGCCGAGCTGAAGCAAGCCGGCAATGAGTGCTTCAAGGCCGGCCAGTACGGAGAGGCCACCCGCATATACAGCCTGGCCATCAGCGAGCTACACAAGTCCG ATCCAAAGAACGTGGAGGAGTTGAGTGTGTTGCACTCCAATCGTGCCGCCAGCTACCTCAAAGAAGGAAACTGTACCGAATGTTTTAAGGACTGCAACAT TTCTCTGGAGCTGCTACCGTTCAACGTGAAATCTTTGCTGCGCCGGGCCGCCGCCTCCGAGGCCCAGGAGCGTTATCAGCAGGCCTACGTGGACTACAAGACGGTGCTGCAGCTGGACGCGCACATCGTGGCTGCGAACGACGGCGCCAACAG AATGACAAAAGCGTTGACGCAGGTCGACGGTCCGTTGTGGCGCGAGAAGCTCCCTCCCATCCCCGTTGTACCTCTGGCAGTTCGGGAAAAGCTCAGCCAAGGACCCTCTACCACGCCATCGCAACACAACGGTGAGGCGCCGAGCCACAATCTACCGGCTGAGGGGGATGTCCAAAAAGCCAAATTGCTGAAGGAGGAAGGAAACGCACTGGTCAAGAAAGGGGCGCACGCCCAGGCTGCCGAAAAGTACACTCAAAGCATCCTCCTCCACGCCAAAGAGGCTGCCACCTTCACCAACCG GGCGTTGTGCTACCTGGCGCTGAAGCGCTACCACGATGCGCTCAGCGACTGTGACGCAGCGCTCGCCATCGACGGCGCTAACATCAAGGCACTGTACCGACGGGCACAGGCGTACAAGGAGCTCAAG GACGGGAAAAGTTGCATCCGAGACCTGAACAAGCTCCTCACCTTGGAGCCGAACAACACGGCTGCCATGAAGCTGCTGCaggaagagcagcagcagcagcagcagcagcagcagcagcagcagcagcagcagcagcagcaaccacCCCCTCcgcaggagaagaagaagaagaagagcaggACCAGGAAGAAGTGA
- the LOC125977664 gene encoding cyclin-D1-binding protein 1 homolog, whose protein sequence is MTTEDNVRLTLRNLLNSVECISARVRDGEANESDGDFNLSNFWDTLNQAAKAVSQEATKLCLAFSKPPLPSQQDVEQLADSVLKSVLSLSTVYYWLPNSRGVTLRQQVRDAVVEALEGLTQLLEVILTSPLQSLTQEQLTSTGGVWSSCDRFTHLPQDNKAAAVLVLSGQGGIVKDAIEELEQALLEALDPSGDAPDQQEDGEEPHANQDAYWSERDRCVVAACQGMMKVAAACLRKTTAAVRTRGDADAPQRVEQLDRLLDAIKEISPGVDDLALSLYPPVDNNDVDNHVTQLAALLTKVLTIIRSSHICGEAELTWLQFLDQAVDHNLQKAKDLLWPDS, encoded by the exons ATGACTACGGAGGACAACGTCCGCTTGACTCTCCGCAACTTACTCAACTCAGTCGAGTGCATCTCGGCTCGAGTCCGAG ACGGAGAAGCCAACGAGTCGGACGGAGACTTCAACCTCTCCAACTTTTGGGACACTTTGA ACCAGGCGGCGAAGGCAGTATCTCAGGAAGCCACCAAACTCTGCCTGGCCTTCTCCAAGCCTCCGCTGCCATCACAGCAA GATGTAGAGCAGCTGGCCGACTCTGTCCTAAAGAGTGTCCTCAGCCTCTCCACTGTCTATTACTGGCTTCCCAATAGCAGAG GCGTCACTCTGCGTCAGCAAGTCCGAGATGCCGTCGTGGAGGCCCTGGAGGGCCTGACGCAGCTTCTGGAGGTCATACTGACTTCGCCGCTACAGAG TCTGACTCAGGAGCAGTTGACGTCTACGGGAGGGGTGTGGTCATCATGTGACCGCTTCACCCACCTACCACAAG ACAATAAGGCTGCAGCGGTGCTGGTCCTAAGCGGTCAGGGCGGCATCGTCAAAGACGCCATCGAGGAGTTAGAGCAG GCACTGTTGGAGGCCCTTGACCCGTCGGGCGACGCCCCCGATCAGCAGGAGGATGGCGAGGAGCCGCACGCTAACCAGGACGCGTACTGGTCGGAGCGGGACCGCTGCGTGGTGGCCGCCTGCCAGGGGATGATGAAGGTCGCCGCCGCCTGCCTGAGGAAAACCACGGCGGCCGTCAGGACCCGCGGGGACGCCGATGCGCCGCAGAGGGTGGAGCAGTTGGATCGCCTGCTCGACGCCATCAAGGAAATCAGCCCAGG AGTTGATGACCTGGCTTTGTCTCTCTACCCTCCGGTGGATAACAACGATGTGGACAATCAT GTGACTCAGCTGGCGGCGCTTTTGACAAAAGTTCTCACCATCATTCG GTCCAGTCACATCTGTGGTGAAGCCGAGCTGACCTGGCTTCAGTTCTTGGACCAGGCCGTGGACCACAACCTGCAAAAAGCCAAAGATCTCCTTTGGCCGGACAGctag
- the tomm34 gene encoding mitochondrial import receptor subunit TOM34 isoform X2, protein MSPKAKPWAELKQAGNECFKAGQYGEATRIYSLAISELHKSDPKNVEELSVLHSNRAASYLKEGNCTECFKDCNISLELLPFNVKSLLRRAAASEAQERYQQAYVDYKTVLQLDAHIVAANDGANRMTKALTQVDGPLWREKLPPIPVVPLAVREKLSQGPSTTPSQHNGEAPSHNLPAEGDVQKAKLLKEEGNALVKKGAHAQAAEKYTQSILLHAKEAATFTNRALCYLALKRYHDALSDCDAALAIDGANIKALYRRAQAYKELKDGKSCIRDLNKLLTLEPNNTAAMKLLQEEQQQQQQQQPPPPQEKKKKKSRTRKK, encoded by the exons ATGAGTCCAAAAGCGAAGCCGTGGGCCGAGCTGAAGCAAGCCGGCAATGAGTGCTTCAAGGCCGGCCAGTACGGAGAGGCCACCCGCATATACAGCCTGGCCATCAGCGAGCTACACAAGTCCG ATCCAAAGAACGTGGAGGAGTTGAGTGTGTTGCACTCCAATCGTGCCGCCAGCTACCTCAAAGAAGGAAACTGTACCGAATGTTTTAAGGACTGCAACAT TTCTCTGGAGCTGCTACCGTTCAACGTGAAATCTTTGCTGCGCCGGGCCGCCGCCTCCGAGGCCCAGGAGCGTTATCAGCAGGCCTACGTGGACTACAAGACGGTGCTGCAGCTGGACGCGCACATCGTGGCTGCGAACGACGGCGCCAACAG AATGACAAAAGCGTTGACGCAGGTCGACGGTCCGTTGTGGCGCGAGAAGCTCCCTCCCATCCCCGTTGTACCTCTGGCAGTTCGGGAAAAGCTCAGCCAAGGACCCTCTACCACGCCATCGCAACACAACGGTGAGGCGCCGAGCCACAATCTACCGGCTGAGGGGGATGTCCAAAAAGCCAAATTGCTGAAGGAGGAAGGAAACGCACTGGTCAAGAAAGGGGCGCACGCCCAGGCTGCCGAAAAGTACACTCAAAGCATCCTCCTCCACGCCAAAGAGGCTGCCACCTTCACCAACCG GGCGTTGTGCTACCTGGCGCTGAAGCGCTACCACGATGCGCTCAGCGACTGTGACGCAGCGCTCGCCATCGACGGCGCTAACATCAAGGCACTGTACCGACGGGCACAGGCGTACAAGGAGCTCAAG GACGGGAAAAGTTGCATCCGAGACCTGAACAAGCTCCTCACCTTGGAGCCGAACAACACGGCTGCCATGAAGCTGCTGCaggaagagcagcagcagcagcagcagcagca accacCCCCTCcgcaggagaagaagaagaagaagagcaggACCAGGAAGAAGTGA
- the LOC125977667 gene encoding 14-3-3 protein beta/alpha yields the protein MDKNELVQKAKLAEQAERYDDMATAMKQVTEQNNDLTNEERNLLSVAYKNVVGARRSSWRVISSIEQKTEGNEKKQQMARDYRVKIEQELKDICNDVLNLLDNFLIANAKLPESKVFYLKMKGDYFRYLSEVAAGEDKKETVSNSEEAYDTAFSISKKEMQSTHPIRLGLALNFSVFFYEILNSPEKACRLAKEAFDEAITQIDNLNEESYKDSTLIMQLLRDNLTLWTSDNQGDEVEAGEGEN from the exons ATGGACAAGAACGAGCTGGTGCAGAAAGCCAAACTGGCCGAGCAGGCCGAGCGCTATGATGACATGGCGACCGCCATGAAGCAGGTGACTGAGCAGAACAATGACCTGACCAACGAGGAGCGTAACTTGCTGTCCGTGGCCTACAAGAACGTG GTGGGAGCTCGCCGCTCGTCCTGGCGCGTCATCTCCAGCATCGAGCAGAAGACTGAGGGCAACGAGAAGAAGCAGCAGATGGCTCGCGACTACCGTGTCAAGATTGAGCAGGAGCTCAAGGACATCTGCAATGACGTGTTG AATCTTCTGGACAATTTTCTCATCGCCAACGCAAAGTTGCCAGAGAGCAAAGTGTTCTACCTCAAAATGAAAGGAGACTACTTCAGATACCTGTCGGAGGTggcggctggagaggacaagaaGG AGACGGTGAGCAACTCCGAGGAGGCGTACGACACAGCGTTTAGCATCAGTAAGAAGGAAATGCAGTCCACGCATCCCATCCGACTCGGCCTGGCCCTCAACTTCTCCGTCTTCTTCTACGAGATCCTCAACTCGCCGGAAAAAGCCTGTCGTCTGGCCAAGGAG GCTTTCGATGAGGCCATCACACAAATTGACAACTTGAATGAGGAATCGTACAAAGACAGCACGCTGATCATGCAGCTACTAAGGGACAACCTGACT CTGTGGACATCAGACAACCAGGGTGACGAGGTGGAGGCCGGAGAGGGCGAGAACTAG
- the LOC125977663 gene encoding protein SSUH2 homolog, which yields MNTAAMYPPTNTFPNMPGYEDMGQGGAFLPPPMPVEPVAPPQPGPEADHWSIPSLSEDAAREAFRSFVASNCCYNKAPANDGVITQMEPFNTFRYRLETFTESRSTEWGSKPHEGEAPDFYTQTAPRPWEIQATPPNMFTNHTELIRVPYTSSIKDCHDCNGTGKKPCEECKGSGHKACWVCNGSGTKDDQNCAHCNATGKDGCRKCDSRGYDNCETCKGKKQLLTFIQLKVEWTNHVEDHVLEQKSGLKIDNLRSVSGKELFKNSHYLVYPLVGFPEPAVSEASARLVQEHQSKYTQTSRILQQKQTVELIPITKVSYKWKGDSHVFYVFGNEQQVSADYPAKCCCVIL from the exons ATGAACACCGCAG CCATGTACCCGCCCACCAACACATTTCCCAACATGCCCGGGTACGAGGACATGGGCCAAGGCGGAG CCTTCCTGCCGCCCCCCATGCCCGTGGAGCCGGTGGCCCCGCCCCAACCGGGCCCCGAGGCCGACCACTGGAG CATCCCGTCCTTGTCTGAGGACGCCGCACGCGAGGCCTTCCGGAGCTTCGTCGCGTCCAACTGTTGCTACAACAAAGCGCCAGCCAACGACGGAGTCATCACGCAGATGGAGCCCTTCAACACTTTCAGG TATCGACTAGAGACTTTCACGGAATCTAGGTCAACCGAGTGGGGCAGCAAACCTCATGaag GCGAGGCGCCGGACTTCTACACCCAGACGGCCCCCCGTCCCTGGGAGATTCAGGCCACGCCCCCTAACATGTTCACCAATCACACGGAGCTCATCCGCGTGCCTTACACCTCCTCCATAAAG GATTGCCACGACTGCAATGGGACCGGGAAGAAGCCATGCGAGGAGTGCAAAGGAAGCGGACAT aaagcgtgctggGTGTGTAACGGCTCGGGCACCAAAGACGATCAGAACTGCGCCCACTGCAACGCTACAGGCAAAGACGG ATGCAGGAAGTGTGACAGTCGCGGCTACGACAATTGTGAGACGTGCAAGGGAAAGAAACAACTGCTGACCTTCATCCAGCTCAAAGTGGAGTG GACTAACCATGTTGAAGATCACGTGTTGGAGCAGAAGAGCGGCTTGAAGATTGACAACCTGCGTTCAGTTAGCGGAAAGGAGCTGTTCAAGAACAGCCATTACCTg GTGTACCCGCTCGTCGGTTTCCCCGAGCCGGCCGTTAGCGAGGCGTCGGCACGGCTGGTCCAAGAGCACCAGAGCAAGTACACCCAGACCTCCAGGATCCTGCAGCAG aAGCAGACAGTGGAGTTAATCCCCATCACCAAAGTGAGCTACAAGTGGAAAGGCGACTCTCACGTGTTCTACGTTTTTGGCAACGAGCAGCAGGTCAGCGCCGACTACCCAGCCAAATGCTGCTGCGTCATCCTCTAG
- the rem1 gene encoding GTP-binding protein REM 1 gives MSINSQRKKAEVLTRRGSTPVRPTRECSPCTRDPYAGSSGPQRRHPPLGQSASFQPGDTRCRAQWSADSDDDSDCVHRVLLLGDHGVGKSSLAGIFAGINDKDEQLEEDTYERTLTVDGKETTLVVMDTWTNDKLDEDGRAGSEACLTGGSAYVIVYSVSDRSSFDAAAELRITLRRRRQVDDVPIILVGNKSDLVRSREVALQEGRACAVVFDCKFIETSASLQHNVSELFEGVVRQIRLRRSGASNADAAQFRRASSCRRKESFTQKARRFLDRLVARNNQRVAVRVRSKSCHDLAVL, from the exons ATGAGCATCAACAGTCAGAGAAAGAAGGCAGAAGTCCTGACACGGCGGGGCAGCACTCCCGTCCGCCCCACCCGGGAGTGCTCACCCTGCACCCGGGACCCCTACGCCGGCAGCAGCGGCCCACAGCGCAGGCACCCTCCCCTGGGACAGTCGGCATCCTTCCAGCCGGGGGACACACGTTGCCGGGCGCAGTGGAGCGCCGACTCGGACGACGACTCGGACTGCGTTCACAGGGTGCTGTTGCTCGGCGACCACGGCGTGGGCAAGAGCAGCCTGGCGGGAATCTTTGCCGGAATCAACGACAAAGACGAACAACTGGAAG AAGACACATACGAGAGGACGCTGACTGTTGATGGCAAGGAGACCACACTGGTTGTCATGGATACGTGGACAAATGACAAACTG GACGAAGACGGGCGTGCGGGCAGTGAGGCCTGCCTGACAGGTGGCAGCGCATACGTCATCGTGTACTCGGTCAGCGACCGGAGCAGCTTCGACGCGGCGGCCGAGCTCCGCATCACGCTACGGCGGCGGCGACAGGTCGACGATGTGCCCATCATCCTCGTTGGCAACAAGAGCGACCTGGTGCGCTCCAGAGAGGTGGCACTGCAAG AAGGTCGAGCGTGCGCGGTAGTTTTTGATTGCAAGTTCATTGAGACGTCAGCGTCGCTGCAACACAACGTGAGCGAGCTCTTTGAGGGTGTGGTGCGCCAAATCCGACTGCGCCGCTCGGGCGCATCGAACGCCGACGCGGCGCAGTTCCGACGCGCCTCGTCCTGCAGGCGCAAGGAGAGCTTCACTCAGAAGGCGCGACGCTTCCTGGACCGCTTGGTGGCGCGCAACAACCAGCGTGTGGCCGTCAGGGTGCGATCCAAGAGCTGCCACGACCTGGCCGTCCTCTGA
- the tomm34 gene encoding mitochondrial import receptor subunit TOM34 isoform X3: MSPKAKPWAELKQAGNECFKAGQYGEATRIYSLAISELHKSDPKNVEELSVLHSNRAASYLKEGNCTECFKDCNISLELLPFNVKSLLRRAAASEAQERYQQAYVDYKTVLQLDAHIVAANDGANRMTKALTQVDGPLWREKLPPIPVVPLAVREKLSQGPSTTPSQHNGEAPSHNLPAEGDVQKAKLLKEEGNALVKKGAHAQAAEKYTQSILLHAKEAATFTNRALCYLALKRYHDALSDCDAALAIDGANIKALYRRAQAYKELKDGKSCIRDLNKLLTLEPNNTAAMKLLQEEQQQQQQQPPPPQEKKKKKSRTRKK; this comes from the exons ATGAGTCCAAAAGCGAAGCCGTGGGCCGAGCTGAAGCAAGCCGGCAATGAGTGCTTCAAGGCCGGCCAGTACGGAGAGGCCACCCGCATATACAGCCTGGCCATCAGCGAGCTACACAAGTCCG ATCCAAAGAACGTGGAGGAGTTGAGTGTGTTGCACTCCAATCGTGCCGCCAGCTACCTCAAAGAAGGAAACTGTACCGAATGTTTTAAGGACTGCAACAT TTCTCTGGAGCTGCTACCGTTCAACGTGAAATCTTTGCTGCGCCGGGCCGCCGCCTCCGAGGCCCAGGAGCGTTATCAGCAGGCCTACGTGGACTACAAGACGGTGCTGCAGCTGGACGCGCACATCGTGGCTGCGAACGACGGCGCCAACAG AATGACAAAAGCGTTGACGCAGGTCGACGGTCCGTTGTGGCGCGAGAAGCTCCCTCCCATCCCCGTTGTACCTCTGGCAGTTCGGGAAAAGCTCAGCCAAGGACCCTCTACCACGCCATCGCAACACAACGGTGAGGCGCCGAGCCACAATCTACCGGCTGAGGGGGATGTCCAAAAAGCCAAATTGCTGAAGGAGGAAGGAAACGCACTGGTCAAGAAAGGGGCGCACGCCCAGGCTGCCGAAAAGTACACTCAAAGCATCCTCCTCCACGCCAAAGAGGCTGCCACCTTCACCAACCG GGCGTTGTGCTACCTGGCGCTGAAGCGCTACCACGATGCGCTCAGCGACTGTGACGCAGCGCTCGCCATCGACGGCGCTAACATCAAGGCACTGTACCGACGGGCACAGGCGTACAAGGAGCTCAAG GACGGGAAAAGTTGCATCCGAGACCTGAACAAGCTCCTCACCTTGGAGCCGAACAACACGGCTGCCATGAAGCTGCTGCaggaagagcagcagcagcagcagcagca accacCCCCTCcgcaggagaagaagaagaagaagagcaggACCAGGAAGAAGTGA
- the cept1b gene encoding choline/ethanolaminephosphotransferase 1 — MSATGQQHGGGLRSRRALVRDREPGPGAGVEASCWLAPGVLRRFLELPSPPLSRHQLKRLEEHRYSSAGCSLLEPLMQRYWEWLVGRVPAWIAPNLITIVGLATNIVTTLVLVYYCPTATEQAPLWAYLMCAVGLFVYQSLDAIDGKQARRTNSSSPLGELFDHGCDSLSTVFVVLGTSIAVQLGTNPDWMFFCCFAGMFMFYCAHWQTYVSGTLRFGIIDVTEAQLFIMSMYLLAALGGSAFWQALIPVVNVQVKMVPAIFTFLGAIFSCSNYFRVIFTGGVGKNGSTIAGTSVLSPVLHIGSVIVLAVMIYKKSAVQLFEKHPCLYILAFGFVSAKITNKLVVAHMTKSEMHLHDLAFLGPGLLFLNQYFNSFIDEYLVLWIALVLSLLDLLRYCVSVCNQIAGHLHIFVFKITPCSLR; from the exons ATGAGTGCGACGGGGCAGCAGCATGGGGGGGGGCTGCGCTCCCGCCGGGCGCTCGTCCGGGACCGGGAGCCCGGCCCGGGCGCCGGCGTGGAGGCGAGCTGCTGGCTGGCGCCCGGAGTGCTGCGCAGGTTCCTCGAACTGCCTTCGCCCCCCCTCTCCAGACATCAGCTCAAAAGGCTGGAGGAGCACAG gtACAGCAGTGCCGGCTGCTCGCTGCTGGAGCCTCTGATGCAGCGCTACTGGGAGTGGCTGGTGGGCCGCGTGCCTGCCTGGATCGCACCCAACCTTATCACCATCGTCGGCCTGGCCACCAACATTGTCACCACCCTGGTGCTGGTCTACTACTGCCCCACCGCCACCGAGCAG GCGCCGCTGTGGGCGTACCTGATGTGCGCAGTGGGGCTCTTCGTGTACCAGTCGCTGGACGCCATCGACGGGAAGCAGGCCAGGCGCACTAACAGCAGCTCGCCTTTGGGGGAGCTCTTTGACCACGGCTGTGACTCCCTCTCCACCG TATTTGTGGTGTTGGGAACAAGCATCGCGGTGCAACTGGGCACCAACCCCGACTGGATGTTTTTCTGCTGCTTCGCCGGCATGTTTATGTTCTACTGCGCCCACTGGCAGACCTACGTGTCGGGAACGCTGAGATTCGGCAT CATCGACGTGACCGAAGCGCAGCTCTTCATCATGAGCATGTACCTGCTGGCAGCTCTCGGAGGCTCCGCCTTCTGGCAGGCGCTG ATTCCCGTTGTTAACGTCCAGGTGAAAATGGTTCCTGCCATTTTCACCTTTCTTGGAGCAATCTTCTCCTGTAGCAACTACTTCCGAGTCATCTTCACCGGAGGCGTCGGCAAGAACGGCTCCACCATCGCG GGAACCAGCGTGCTGTCGCCGGTGCTGCACATCGGTTCCGTCATCGTTCTGGCCGTCATGATTTACAAGAAGTCGGCCgtgcagctcttcgagaaacacCCCTGTCTTTACATCCTGGCCTTTGGCTTCGTCTCCGCCAAAATCACCAATAAATTAGTT GTAGCGCACATGACAAAAAGCGAGATGCACCTGCACGACTTGGCCTTCCTGGGACcaggcctcctcttcctcaatcAGTATTTCAACAGTTTTATTGACGAGTACCTGGTGCTGTGGATTGCGCTG GTTCTGTCCTTGTTGGATCTGCTGCGCTACTGCGTGAGCGTGTGCAACCAGATCGCCGGCCACCTTCACATCTTTGTCTTCAAGATCACACCTTGCTCGCTACGCTGA
- the st3gal8 gene encoding ST3 beta-galactoside alpha-2,3-sialyltransferase 8, translated as MLLKRKLCAVLAIAAVLLLMLASHSIQRRPFLSLSFATPTRDASGQEMAPPADVGDTHQAVVTATPEKRPTKSDASRETRPCACPESCVSDVSASDWFRLRYDAGQRPVLRDASERLDPEVLDWWLSLQRSGNDGTLREVMSHMFQIISPPPVDFAPQPWRCRTCAVVGNSGKLQKSVHGKLIDSHTSVIRMNKAVTRGFEKDVGNRTTHHFVYPESAIDVERGVHLILLPFKLRDMEWLTSALSTGHIKMTYTRVKERIEADKDKVLVVSPAFFKYVHERWTERHGRYPSTGMLAIVYALHTCDQVSVFGYGADKQGNWHHYWEENRYAGAFRKTGVHSADFETQVIQRLAEEGKIRLHA; from the exons ATGTTGTTGAAGAGGAAGCTGTGCGCGGTGCTGGCCATTGCCGCCGTACTCCTCCTCATGCTCGCCAGCCACAGCATCCAGAGGAGACCCTTCTTGTCGCTGTCATTTGCCACGCCCACACGAGACGCCAGCGGTCAGGAGATGG CGCCTCCTGCTGACGTCGGCGACACACACCAAGCAGTCGTCACCGCCACACCTGAGAAGCGGCCGACGAAGAGCGACGCCAGTCGGGAGACGAG GCCCTGCGCTTGTCCCGAGTCGTGCGTGTCAGACGTGAGTGCCTCCGACTGGTTCCGCCTTCGCTACGATGCCGGACAGCGGCCCGTCCTCCGCGACGCGAGCGAACGCTTGGACCCGGAAGTGCTCGACTGGTGGCTG AGTCTCCAGCGTTCGGGCAACGACGGCACACTCCGGGAAGTGATGTCGCACATGTTCCAGATCATCTCGCCGCCTCCCGTGGACTTTGCGCCGCAGCCGTGGCGTTGCCGCACCTGCGCCGTGGTGGGAAACTCGGGCAAGCTGCAGAAGTCGGTGCACGGGAAACTCATCGACTCCCACACCTCGGTCATCCG GATGAACAAGGCGGTGACGCGGGGCTTCGAAAAGGACGTGGGGAACCGCACCACGCATCACTTTGTGTACCCGGAGAGCGCCATAGATGTGGAGCGCGGCGTCCACCTCATTCTGCTGCCCTTCAAGCTCCGAGATATGGAATGGCTGACCAGTGCCCTCTCCACCGGCCACATCAAAAT GACGTACACGCGGGTGAAAGAACGAATAGAAGCCGATAAAGACAAG GTGTTGGTGGTGAGCCCGGCGTTCTTCAAGTACGTCCACGAGCGCTGGACGGAGCGTCACGGCCGCTACCCGTCCACCGGGATGCTGGCCATAGTCTACGCGCTGCACACCTGCGACCAG GTGTCGGTGTTTGGTTACGGGGCCGACAAGCAGGGCAACTGGCACCACTACTGGGAGGAGAATCGCTACGCTGGCGCCTTTCGCAAGACGGGCGTGCACAGCGCCGACTTTGAGACGCAAGTCATCCAGCGGCTGGCCGAGGAGGGAAAGATCCGACTGCACGCGTAA
- the tomm34 gene encoding mitochondrial import receptor subunit TOM34 isoform X4 encodes MSPKAKPWAELKQAGNECFKAGQYGEATRIYSLAISELHKSDPKNVEELSVLHSNRAASYLKEGNCTECFKDCNISLELLPFNVKSLLRRAAASEAQERYQQAYVDYKTVLQLDAHIVAANDGANRMTKALTQVDGPLWREKLPPIPVVPLAVREKLSQGPSTTPSQHNGEAPSHNLPAEGDVQKAKLLKEEGNALVKKGAHAQAAEKYTQSILLHAKEAATFTNRALCYLALKRYHDALSDCDAALAIDGANIKALYRRAQAYKELKDGKSCIRDLNKLLTLEPNNTAAMKLLQEEQQQQQQPPPPQEKKKKKSRTRKK; translated from the exons ATGAGTCCAAAAGCGAAGCCGTGGGCCGAGCTGAAGCAAGCCGGCAATGAGTGCTTCAAGGCCGGCCAGTACGGAGAGGCCACCCGCATATACAGCCTGGCCATCAGCGAGCTACACAAGTCCG ATCCAAAGAACGTGGAGGAGTTGAGTGTGTTGCACTCCAATCGTGCCGCCAGCTACCTCAAAGAAGGAAACTGTACCGAATGTTTTAAGGACTGCAACAT TTCTCTGGAGCTGCTACCGTTCAACGTGAAATCTTTGCTGCGCCGGGCCGCCGCCTCCGAGGCCCAGGAGCGTTATCAGCAGGCCTACGTGGACTACAAGACGGTGCTGCAGCTGGACGCGCACATCGTGGCTGCGAACGACGGCGCCAACAG AATGACAAAAGCGTTGACGCAGGTCGACGGTCCGTTGTGGCGCGAGAAGCTCCCTCCCATCCCCGTTGTACCTCTGGCAGTTCGGGAAAAGCTCAGCCAAGGACCCTCTACCACGCCATCGCAACACAACGGTGAGGCGCCGAGCCACAATCTACCGGCTGAGGGGGATGTCCAAAAAGCCAAATTGCTGAAGGAGGAAGGAAACGCACTGGTCAAGAAAGGGGCGCACGCCCAGGCTGCCGAAAAGTACACTCAAAGCATCCTCCTCCACGCCAAAGAGGCTGCCACCTTCACCAACCG GGCGTTGTGCTACCTGGCGCTGAAGCGCTACCACGATGCGCTCAGCGACTGTGACGCAGCGCTCGCCATCGACGGCGCTAACATCAAGGCACTGTACCGACGGGCACAGGCGTACAAGGAGCTCAAG GACGGGAAAAGTTGCATCCGAGACCTGAACAAGCTCCTCACCTTGGAGCCGAACAACACGGCTGCCATGAAGCTGCTGCaggaagagcagcagcagcagcagca accacCCCCTCcgcaggagaagaagaagaagaagagcaggACCAGGAAGAAGTGA